The nucleotide sequence CAGCATACTCTTCACCCATCTGGGCCTCATTGAACTGGCTGTTACCCGACGTGATTTTCAAATCGGACTGCAGGTACATGGTGGTGGTAGGTTGGTCAGGGTCATCAGATTTGTCTTCGGTCGATTTGTCGGCATGGAGCGTCAGCATCCCCACGTACTGGGCAGCAGCCAGATGGCCATCGGATGTGGTCCAGGGACCTCCGATGCTGTTGAAACTCGCCTGGGAGTGAAGTCCCAACCAGGAGAATTGAGCTCTGAAGGGGTCTCCCGTTACAGGATGAACGAAAACGGCGTCACTAACAGTACTGTGTCCCCATCCCATTGACTGGGGCATAGCGCCCCCATGATAATGCCTCGCCTCTTTCGTGGGGGAATACCGGTATTGAAAGAAGAACACCACGTCGGTGAGAGTTTGGGAGTGTGTGACGCTGCTGTCCTTCTTCGCGATGCCCGTATTCTTGAAAACATAATCGTAAATGAAATAGTTGTCGTGGTTCTGATTGCTGAATGCAGAGATCTTCCGCCGGAAGGTGATTCCTATACCCGTGTGGACGACATTGTAAATCACTCTGTCCGCTTCGAGTGCTGGATCCACTTCATCCACTTCATCATCACCGTACATCATTCTGGATCCGGGGATGCCGTCAACGAAAACACCGGGATGGTCAAATCGGCCGACCATTTTGAATTCAACTGGAATCATTTCATCAATATCATCGAGAACTCTCGGCCCCACGTGCACGACCTTATATGGAAAGGTTTTGTTCACAAGTGGATCGTTGTAATCCGTTGAGCCGATCCAGAGGGCCTTCGCCGCCACGGTATCTTGGTATCTGTACTGAGCGGGCCACCTCAAGCCATCTTGCTGGCTGTAGATCCGGCCAACCTCCCTTTCTCCCCCGGCACTCGAGTACCAGCTATGAATATTACCCACACCCAACCACTTGGTTTCGTCGCCGATGGCGGTGCTGATGAAGATTACGAACAAGAGGAAATGAAGAAATCCCCTCGATTTCAGGGCGAATATGCTTTGAGGCAAGAGAGGTGCAGCAGAGGTTCCGGGTGGTTGGTACACTATCATGAAATTGGGGGTTACCAATACGCGCTTCATTTTATTTTAAGTCAATTCAGATAAGTTATCAAGCAATTAGTC is from Candidatus Neomarinimicrobiota bacterium and encodes:
- a CDS encoding fibronectin encodes the protein MKRVLVTPNFMIVYQPPGTSAAPLLPQSIFALKSRGFLHFLLFVIFISTAIGDETKWLGVGNIHSWYSSAGGEREVGRIYSQQDGLRWPAQYRYQDTVAAKALWIGSTDYNDPLVNKTFPYKVVHVGPRVLDDIDEMIPVEFKMVGRFDHPGVFVDGIPGSRMMYGDDEVDEVDPALEADRVIYNVVHTGIGITFRRKISAFSNQNHDNYFIYDYVFKNTGIAKKDSSVTHSQTLTDVVFFFQYRYSPTKEARHYHGGAMPQSMGWGHSTVSDAVFVHPVTGDPFRAQFSWLGLHSQASFNSIGGPWTTSDGHLAAAQYVGMLTLHADKSTEDKSDDPDQPTTTMYLQSDLKITSGNSQFNEAQMGEEYAAMTAGHPLRRHGEDTGCSTPIDCNAPANTYVKAGDPGNPGGYSHGQGFGPYTLEPGDSIHIVLAEGVSGLGRKEVYEIGARWLRWYKGESLTFTLPDGSTTTNGDEYKNAWVYTSQDSLFKTFGRSIANYSSGFAIPSPPPPPELFEVSSGGDRIALSWADNAESDPVNPAVGYNIFRAIHVPDSTYDLIFECGEGTGNPVVHEYEDRSAVRGFDYYYYIVSFDDGNANEIKPGVPLLSSKFFTMTSEPAFLRREAGETLEDIRIVPNPFNIKARELQFGESDPDRIMFYNLPPACTIKIFTERGDLIKTIDHSDGSGDEAWNSVTSSRQVVVSGVYIAYFETQEGRSAVRKLVILR